Proteins from one Triticum aestivum cultivar Chinese Spring chromosome 7A, IWGSC CS RefSeq v2.1, whole genome shotgun sequence genomic window:
- the LOC123151940 gene encoding DNA damage-repair/toleration protein DRT100, with translation MASPAPIPATPLLAIAILAVFVSATTAGPACSESDRDALLSIRAALSEAHLGVFSTWKGADCCANWYGVSCDPTSGRVADLTLRGEAEDAVMAPDGHPASGVMSGYISDHVCHLDALSSLILADWKQISGPIPSCVATSLPNLRILELPANRLTGEIPPSIGSLSRLIVLNLADNLLSGAIPSSIASLASIKHLDLANNQLTGSIPANIGNLATLSRALLSRNRLSGPIPPSIGSLTRLADLDLSENRLTGAVPDSLGSSGSGVLTSLHLGGNRISGRIPAKLLGEKGLAIVNLSRNAVEGPIPDAFTGRSYFIVLDLSRNRLTGGVPRSLASAAYVGHLDLSHNRLCGTIPAGPPFDHLAAESFASNSCLCGAPLGKCT, from the coding sequence ATGGCGTCTCCCGCTCCAATCCCGGCAACGCCGCTCCTCGCCATCGCCATCCTCGCCGTGTTCGTCTCCGCCACCACAGCCGGCCCGGCGTGCTCGGAGTCCGACCGGGACGCGCTGCTGTCGATCCGCGCGGCGCTGTCGGAGGCGCACCTCGGCGTCTTCTCGACGTGGAAGGGCGCGGATTGCTGCGCCAACTGGTACGGCGTGAGCTGCGACCCCACGAGCGGCCGCGTGGCCGACCTGACCCTCCGCGGCGAAGCCGAGGACGCCGTGATGGCCCCCGACGGCCACCCCGCCTCGGGCGTCATGTCCGGCTACATCTCCGACCACGTCTGCCACCTCGACGCCCTGTCCTCCCTCATCCTCGCCGACTGGAAGCAGATATCCGGGCCCATCCCGTCCTGCGTCGCCACCTCTCTTCCCAACCTCCGTATCCTCGAGCTCCCCGCCAACCGCCTCACGGGCGAGATCCCGCCGTCCATCGGCAGCCTCTCCCGCCTCATCGTGCTCAACCTCGCCGACAACCTCCTCTCCGGCGCCATCCCCAGCTCCATCGCCTCCCTCGCATCCAtcaagcacctcgacctcgccaacAACCAGCTCACCGGCAGTATCCCAGCCAACATCGGCAACCTCGCCACGCTGAGCCGCGCGCTGCTCAGCCGGAACCGGCTGTCGGGGCCCATCCCTCCGTCCATCGGGTCCCTCACCCGGCTCGCGGACCTGGACCTCTCCGAGAACCGTCTCACGGGCGCCGTCCCGGACAGCCTCGGGTCGTCGGGCAGCGGCGTGCTCACGTCGCTGCACCTCGGCGGCAACCGCATCTCCGGGCGGATCCCGGCGAAGCTGCTGGGGGAGAAGGGGCTCGCGATCGTGAACCTGAGCCGGAACGCCGTGGAGGGCCCCATCCCGGACGCGTTCACGGGCAGGTCCTACTTCATCGTGCTGGACCTGTCGCGGAACCGGCTGACCGGCGGCGTGCCGCGGTCCCTGGCGTCGGCGGCGTACGTGGGGCACCTGGACCTCAGCCACAACCGGCTGTGCGGCACCATCCCGGCGGGCCCGCCGTTCGACCACCTCGCCGCCGAGTCCTTCGCCAGCAACAGCTGCCTCTGCGGGGCCCCGCTCGGCAAGTGCACGTGA